In the Flavobacterium sp. 90 genome, TCATCTACACCAAAACCAGTTGTTACACAAAAAGCTCCCATATAATCTTCTATTCCGCTTTCTTTTGGCAAAATATAATCGGCTAAAGCGATATTTGGAGCGCCTTTTGTTTTTTGCGACTGCTGACGAAGCGTTAAGAATTTCTCTAAAACTTTTCCGTTTTCATCACGCAATTCAATATCGTCATCATCAACCTGATTTGCAGGGAAAATTCCGTAAATACCTTTTGCGGTTAGCTTTTTCTCTGCTAAAATCACTTTCAGCATTGCCTGAGCATCTGCAAAAACCGAAGTCGCTTCTTTACCCACAACCTCATCCGTCAAGATTGCCGGATATTTTCCGTACAATTCCCAAGTCTGAAAAAATGGTGTCCAGTCAATATACGGAACCAAAACATCTAATTCTATTTCGATAGTTTGCGCTCCAATTACTTTTGGTTTTGTTGGAGTATATTCAGACCAATCTATTGGAAATTTATTTCTTCGGGCATCTTCAATCGTCAGGAAGTTTTTATCTCTTGAACGATTCAAAAACGTTTCTCTAAAAGAATCGTATTCTGCACGAATATCTGCCGCATATATTTTACGGTTATGATCCAAAAGGTTTCCTGCAACAGTAACGGCTCTCGATGCATCATTTACGTGAATTACAGTTTCTCTGTATTGCGGAGCGATTTTCACGGCGGTATGCGCACGCGAAGTCGTTGCTCCACCAATCATAATCGGGATTTTAATTCCTTGTTTGTCTAATTCTTTGGCCAAATAAACCATCTCGTCAAGCGAAGGTGTGATCAGTCCGCTTAAACCAATAATGTCTACATTATGTTCAATCGCCGCAGCAATAATTTTTTCCGGAGGCACCATAACACCAAGATCTACAATCTCGTAGTTATTACAAGCCAAAACTACCGAAACAATATTTTTACCAATATCGTGAACGTCACCTTTTACAGTTGCCATCAATATTTTTCCGTTTCCTTGTTTGTCTCCGGCTTGTTTACTAGCTTCGATATAAGGCAATAAATATGCAACGGCTTTTTTCATTACACGTGCCGATTTTACTACCTGAGGCAAGAACATTTTTCCACTCCCAAATAAATCTCCAACGACATTCATTCCCGTCATCAAATTGATTTCGATAACTTCAATAGGTTTTACAGCAGCAAGACGAGCTTCTTCAACATCTTCTTCAATAAAAGCGTCAACTCCTTTTACTAATGAATGTGTAATACGTTCCTGAACCGTTCCTAAACGCCATTCCTGAATCGCTTTTTCATCTGATTTTACTTCGCCTTTTACGTTCTCAGCAAAGTCCAAAAGTCTTTCTGTTGCATCATCGCGTCGGTCAAGAATTACGTCTTCAACGTGTTCTAATAAATCTTTTGGGATATCATCATAAATCGAAAGCATCTCTGGATTTACGATTCCCATTGTCATTCCGTTCTTGATCGCGTGATATAAAAACACCGAGTGCATCGCTTCACGAACCGTATCATTTCCTCTAAAAGAGAACGAAACGTTACTCACACCACCACTAATATGCGCGTGAGGCAAGTTATCACGAACCCATTTTGTACCTCTAAAAAAGTCCAAAGCATTTAAGCGATGTTCTTCCATTCCAGTTGCAACTGGGAAAATATTCAAATCGAAAATAATATCCTGTGGCGGAAAACCAACTTTGTTAACCAAAATATCATACGAACGCTGACAGATTTCAACTCTACGATCGTAATTATCAGCCTGACCCACTTCGTCAAATGCCATAATAATAGCTGCAGCTCCGTAACGTTTGATTAATTTAGCATGGTGAATAAAGGCTTCTTCGCCTTCTTTCAACGAAATCGAGTTTACAACGCTTTTCCCTTGTACTACTTTTAGACCTGCTTCGATGATTTCCCATTTCGAACTGTCGATCATAATCGGCACTCTCGAAATATCCGGTTCTGATGCAATTAAATTCAAAAATTTAGTCATCGCCTGAACCCCATCAAGCATTCCCTCATCCATATTAATATCGATGATCTGCGCTCCTCCTTCTACCTGTTGTCTTGCAATATCAAGTGCCTCGTCATACTTCTCTTCCTTGATTAATCTTAGGAATTTTCTTGAACCAGTTACATTCGTACGCTCTCCAATGTTTACAAAAACACTAGTTGGCGTAATAATCAACGGTTCTAATCCTGCTAATACAAGGTCTCTTCTATTTTCTGCCATTTCTTTTTTTCAATTTTCAACGGAATAAATTCCGTTGCTACAATATATTTCGTTCCTCTGGAACTTTTATTTCAACGTCTTGCTTGTCTTTGCGAAGAACTAAGCAATCTTACTCTATTATTTTACAATCTTAATTTTGTTATTTTGGGCGTGTCCCTCCGGGTCGGGCTATTCGTTCATAGTCCTCGCACTTCCTTCGTCAGGCTGTGGGCTAACCACTTCTATCCCTCACGCGAATCTCGGTTTCAAAACATTTTTTTTATTCTTCACGATTTCAATTATCGTTTTTGAAACAATTTTTCGTTTGCTACCGATCTGTCGTTCCTACGGAACTTTTGTCTTGCGTCTTCTTTCTTTTCAACGGAATAAATTCCGTTGCTACCAAAATATTGTTCCTACGGAACATTCATATCAACGTTTTGCTTGTCTTTGCGAGGAACGAAGCAATCTCATTATAACACTTCACATTCTAAAAGATTTACAAATCTTTATATCTATTTCCACTTTGTTTTTTCTATATATTTACAAGTTACACCTGCGTCATATATGTAATATTTAACTTTAGTAAAACCAGCTTTAACTAATGTAATTGAATCAGGTTTTAATTCTTCTTCTAAAACAATATGGTTTTCTTCGGGTTTATTTAAATCGTATTTTAACTTAAAAAACTTATTTAAAATTCCCTTGCCATATTCCTTAACATAAATTACCGATCTAATTTTTTTATCCAGATAAAAATAATATTGTAATGTATATCCGTGTTCATCATGATCTCTTTCCCGAGTTAGCAATCCTATAGTTTCTCCTTTAAAAGATTTTATATAATCATCCTGTTCTTTATCATTATAATACATTGCATATATAAATGAACCAACCAGTACAAAAAAGACGATTACTTTTATCCAATTCGTTTTATGAATTATTCTAACGTCTTCTTTTATCATTTTACTTTCAATGATTACAATTATCTAAAAGATTTTAAAAACCATTTATTCACTATTTCCACTTTGAGTACTCTATATATTTACAAGTTACACCTGCATCATATATATAATATTTAGTTTTGGTAAACCCTGCTTTAACTAATGAAATTGAATCAGGATCTAATTCTTCTTCTAAAACAATATAGTTTTCTTCTGGATTATTTAAATCGTATTTTACTTTATAAAAGTTATTTACACGCCCATAATCTTTAATGGAAACTTCAGATAAAACTTTTTTATTTGCGTAAAAATAATATCTCAAAGACCTAGTTTTTCGATGATATTTGGCTCTAGTTATAAGTCCTATTGTTTCTCCCTTAAATGTCTTTCTATACTTTTCAGATTGATCATGATCAACATCCTTACGACTAAAAAGAATCATTAGCATTATTACTAATATAAAACCTGCTGCTGCTAAATAATTTGCTTTTGCATCGTTTTTTTCTTCCATAATATTAAGCAAAAACCGGCGCCACACGTGGCTTATAATCCTTCGCAACCTCAGCAATTAATCTAATGTGATCCGGAGTTGTTCCGCAACAACCACCAATTATGTTGATTAAATTATCGTCTAAATATTCTTTGATGAAAGCCTGAGTTTGTTCAGGTGTTTCATCGTATTGCCCGAATGCGTTTGGCAATCCTGCATTTGGATGTGCCGAAACATTGAAACTTGTATGTTGTGATAATGTTTTCAAGTATGGTTTCAACAAATCAGCCCCAAGAGCGCAATTAAATCCTACACTCAGTAACGGAATGTGCGAAACTGAAATCAAAAATGCTTCTACCGTTTGTCCAGAAAGTGTTCTTCCTGAAGCATCTGTAATTGTTCCTGAAACCATGATTGGAATATCAAGATTACGTTCGTCTTTTACTTCTTCGATTGCAAAAAGTGCTGCTTTTGCATTTAAAGTATCAAAGATTGTTTCTACCAAAAGTAAATCGCAGCCACCATCCATTAAGGCTTCTACTTGTTGTTTGTACGCAATTCTTAAATCATCAAATGTTACGGCTCTGTAACCCGGATCGTTTACATCTGGTGACATACTTGCCGTACGGTTTGTTGGACCAATTGAACCGGCTACAAAACGTGGTTTGTCCGGATTTTTGGCTGTAAATTCATCAGCTACTTGTCTTGCAATTTTAGCCGATTCGTAATTTAATTCGTAAACCAAATCTTCCAGAAAATAATCGGCCATACCAATTGTCGTTCCTGAAAAGGTGTTGGTTTCTACGATGTCTGCACCCGCTTCATAATAAGCGGCGTGGACATCGCGAATTGCTTGTGGTTGTGTTATGGATAGTAAATCGTTGTTTCCTTTTAATGGATGCGGAAAATCTTTGAAACGCTCTCCACGAAAATCTTCTTCGGAGAAATTATAGCGCTGCAACATTGTTCCCATTGCTCCATCAAGGATTAGGATATTTTTTTTTATTGCTTCCTGAATTGTTATTGACATGATTTTCCCTTTCTTGCTAAGACATTAAATGCCAAGCTTTTTTAATTCTATTATTATCTTGAATATATACCTAACAGGTTTTTGAAACCTGTTAGGATACGTTATTTTGATTCACATTAATTCCAAAAATTCACTTTTGTTGGCTCATTAGCCCCGATTGAGCCGGTATCCTCGCAATGAAATGGAGAGATATAGGCGAAAGCGGGAACGATTGACGGCAAAAATGCTCAATGATTCGCTCATGATACCAAAGTGAATTCGGTAAAATTATATTGTAAGTTGTCAGGAAATGTTTTGAGAAATACTTTTATGTATTTGTGTTATCTATCTTAGATACTATGATTAGTACAAAGTAGAATGTAGCACCTTCTTTATGATAAAGGGTTGCTAAGGTTTCATCGGGTCTTTCCCTCCGCCTTTCGTGATAACTTTCAGTAATTTTAAGAACAGTGCAAAGTAAAGACATAACCTGAACAATTGCAAGTGTTTTTTTAAGTTTCTCAGCTTCTGAGTTGCTAAGGTCCTAAGTTTAAAATTTTATGTATATTTTGCTTATGCTTTTTGAAGAATTTCATTACTCCTTCATGATCTGTAAATTCGATTTCTTCTTTTGATAAATTTTCAAACCAATCTTCCGCAACTTTTTATTTGTAATAGGTTAATTCAAAATTTTGGACCTGATTTAAGTAGAAATAATTTGTAATTAATTTTAGCAAAATATTGATTTTCTCCTGAAGCTTTTCTGCTCTTTCAGTTGCTCTTTTTTTATTATATCTGCGATCTTCCTGATTATCTACATTCTGACTTTCTTCGTCTGCAACATATTGAATCAAGGTTTTGATATACAAATCTTTTTGCTTTTGAAAATTATATTTCTTTTCAAAATATTCTTTCCCTTTTGATAATTGATAAATAGAATATTCTACAGACGCATTTAGTCTTTTATGTTGATGTCCGTAATAAGTTCCGCTATAATTTAGACCTTCGTAAAGTCCGTTTAATGCACGATACAATTGGATTAGGTTTTCTCTTTCTGATTTGAATTTTTCTTCTCCGTTTTTTTGCTTGAGATAATACGCATACACTAAACAAAATTCATCTCTGCCAGCTTCACTCCCAAATGTTATAGATTCTTCTTCTCCGTCTTGATTAATATATTTTTCCCATGCTTTACCTGCGTATGATTCATTTGGGTTTGAAGGAAATTCTGATTTGAATACAGGAAAAAGTTTCTCGATTTTATTCAGTTCATTTTTAGAAATTATTAAAGAATCATTGCCTTCTTCAGCATAAATTAATACTTTTTCATTTTCAAGTTTAGGATTATCACTTAGATGAGGCAGACATTTATTGGTACTAACTTCTGTATCTTCTTTGACAATTGCTTCTTTTTTAGGTTCATTACAACCAACAAGAAAAACAAATAAACCCAATAAAAAAACGCTGTAATTTTTCATTTAATTTGCTTCTGATCTTTAAATAATTATTTTTTCTTACTTGCTTTTGCAAACGGATTATAATCTAAACAAAGTTGTATCCAAAATGCTAAATCCTGACTTTTTTGCCAACCGTTTTCTGTAACAAAAATGTAGTTTTTCATTGGTCTTTCTGCATTTGGCATCGGTAATACATCATCTTTTTCTATTGCTTTTGCATAAGCTTTATCATCGATTCGGCATAACAAAAGATTTTCTCCAATTTGTTTGTCAAGACGAGTTCCGCAACACAATTTATTATCTACCATAAATACAAGTCCGCCAAACATTTTCTTTTCGAAAAAATCGGCGCCTTTGTGTTGGAGAAATGTTCGGATTCTTTGTGCGTTATCTTCGTCGAAAGCCATTTTTTTGAAGGTTCTGAGGTTCTGAGTCGCTAAGGTACTAAGTTTTGAAATTAATATTTCATAAAAGACTGTAAACGAGAAAGGTTCTGAGATGCTAAGTTAAAAAACTTAGAACCTTAGAACCTTAGTATCTTAGAAGCTTAAAAACTAAACAATCGCCTTAACAACTGCTTTTGGAGCTTCTTTACGAGTTCCGTCGAAACCGTCTACACCAGAAACTGTCGTATATTTCAATACGTATTTTTTACCTGGATTGATGATTTGGTAAGCTGCCTGACACATTAAAGTTGCTTCATGGAAACCGCAAAGGATCAACTTTAATTTCCCAGGATATGTATTCACGTCTCCAATAGCAAAGATTCCCGGAATATTTGTTTGGTAATCTAATGCATTGTTTACTTTAATGGCATTTTTCTCGATATCTAATCCCCAGTCTGCAATTGGACCTAATTTTGGTGTTAATCCAAAAAGTGGAATAAAGAAATCTGTTTCGATTTTACGGTGTGCGCCGTTTTCTTCGATATCTAACGATTCAACATGCTCAGCACCGTTGATTCCGATAACTTCTGCTGGTGTAATTAATTTAATTTTTCCCGCAGTTTTTAATTCTTGTACTTTTTCTACAGAATCCAAAGCTCCTCTAAATTCATTTCTACGGTGAATCAAAGTAACTTCTGAAGCTACATTCGCCAAGAAGATACTCCAGTCTAATGCTGAATCTCCTCCTCCGGCAATTACAACTCTTTTATCTCTGAATTTCTCCGGATTTTTGATGAAGTATTTTACTCCTTTATCTTCATAAAACTCGATATCTTCGATAAGTGGTTTACGAGGCTCAAAACTTCCTAAACCTCCAGCGATAGCAATAACCGGCGCGTGAAATTTAGTTCCTTTGTTTGAGGTTACAATAAAACTTCCGTCTTCTTGTTTTTCGATTGTTTCAGCACGTTCTCCTAATGTATAACCCGGCTCAAACTGCTTAATTTGTTCTTGTAAGTTATCAATTAAATCTCCTGCTAAAACTTCTGGGAAACCAGGGATATCATAAATAGGTTTTTTTGGATACAATTCCGAAAGTTGTCCTCCAGCTTGTGGTAAAGCATCTAAAATATGACATTTTAATTTTAATAATCCTGCCTCAAAAACGGCAAATAAACCCGTTGGTCCTGCTCCAATTATAAGTATATCTGTTTTAATCATTATGTTGTTGTTTATAATCATTCTTAATAATACAAAGAAACGAATAATATATTCTATTGTCAAATGATTTTTATCATTGATTTCTTTGCGAAATTTTTCATTGGGTTAAACCCGATAGCTATCGGGACGACGCTATAATATAATTCGTCCCTCCGGAATCATCGGGTTAAAACCCGACGCTACAAAATTTGTCGTTCCTCCGGAACTCTTTTATTATTCTTTATTTTTCAATGACGCCGTTATCTCGTTCATTTTTTTAACCTTGTCTTCAAAATCACCTTTTAAGGTTTTCCTGTATTCATTGAGATTTTCAACCATTTGATTGATATCTTCCGGTATTACTTCTTCAAAAAACTCCCGCAGTCTTTTGGCTGTTGTTGGTGATTTTCCGTTAGTTGAAATCGCAATTTTTACATTTCCTTTCGTTACAATTCCGCCTAAATAATAGTCACACAAATCTGGTGTATCTGCAATATTGCAAATCAAATAACGCTTTCGGGATAAATCGTATACCTTTTTATTGACTTTTAAATCATCGGTACACGCAATAACCATATGACGTTTTTTGAGCATTTTCTTTTTAAACTTCGATTTAGTTAACGTAATCGAAGGATGTTTCTCTGCCAAAACCTTTATTTCTAAATGGAAATTCGGCGCTACAACCTCAACATTTGCATTAGGACTTGACTTTAGTAAAAAAGACAACTTTTCTAATCCTACATTTCCTCCTCCAACAATTAAAACATTCAGATTATGAAGTTTTAAGAATATTGGATATAATTCATTTTGTTCCATTTTAATTTAATTTCATCCAAACAAAATTAGATGATTTTATTGAACATTAGGAAAATCTAATATTGCAATGTTTATCGTTTTCCCCGGGTTAAAACCCGACGCTACAATATAAATCGTTCCTTCGGAACTTTATCTAGTGATTTCTTTTGATAGAAATTCTTCGTAAAATCCTTTTAATTTATTGCTTTCGCGAACAACGTTTCCCAAAACAATAATTGCCGGCGAACTTAATTGTTGCTCTTTTACAATTTCTAAAATCGAATCTACCGTTCCAACTCCTACTTTTTCTTCAGAAGTTGTTCCGTTTTGAATAATTGCAACAGGCAAATTTCCTTTTTCTTCTTTTTGAAACAAATCAATAATTTGTGGTAATTTGTGCATTCCCATCAAAATAACAACTGTCGCAGATGATTGTGCTGCCAAAGCTACATCTGAAGATAATTTTCTATCAGAAGTTGTTCCCGTAATCGCCCAAAAACTTTCTGAAACGCCTCTTTTTGTAATCGAAATTCCCTGACTTGCAGGAACAGCAACTACCGACGAGATTCCGGGAATTACAATCGTTTCAATTCCGAAACTTTCAACAAATTCTATTTCTTCACTTCCACGCCCAAAAATAAAAGGATCTCCGCCTTTTAAACGCACTACATTTCCATACGTTAATGCATTATCTACAATTAACTGATTGATTTGATCTTGTGTATAAGCGTGATTTCCGATCTTTTTTCCAACAAAAATCTTGATGGCATTTTTAGATGCGTGCGCTAATATTTCGTCATTGGCCAATGCATCATACAAAACCACATTTGCTTCAGCTAGTGCTTTTACACCTTTGAGCGTAAGCAAATCCGGATCGCCTGGACCTGCGCCAACTAAAGTTACTTTTGGTTTGATATTAAGCATTTGCTAATTCTTGAGCTCTGTATTTTTCTATAGTATCAAAAAATGAAATTCCTTGTTGAATGTATACTTTTGCAAACGCTTCTGAAGGTTCATTTTGATTGATTTGATATACTAATTCTCTAAATGTTGTTGCCAATTCTATTTTAGAACTTGTTACAAAAACAGTATCAAATAAGTCTACAATTCCAGCGTGATTGTTTGTTTTTTCGTTTTCTGCAAGCAATAATGCTTTTGCTCCATTTACAAATCCGGCATAAGCATGGTAAATTGCATCTGACCATTTTCCTTCGTCAAAAGATTCTTGCGCAAACGTTAATTTGTCTTTTGCTTCTAATAATAAAGTAGCTACTAAATCGATCACAACTCCGGCACATTCTCCAACTCCAACTGCTTTTACATAGTTATCTGCGTTACCCCAGTCTACGAAATCAGCTTCGGTTAAATTGGTTACATCTGCAAAAGGTTTTAAAATTTCATAGAAATATTTCTCTCCTTTCAGATCGTAATAGTTTAGGAATTTCTCTCCGTTTGCATTTGTATCAAAATCATTTAAGATTGTACGCAAAGCATCTGGTCCTCTACGGCTTGGAATTTTGATTACTTTATCAGCAAAACGTCCTGATCCATTTCCTAATCTTCCTCCGCCTAATAAAACTTGTAAAGCCGGAGCTACTAATTTTCCTGAATTGATTGACATTCCCTGGAAACCAATTGCCGACATATTGTGTTGTCCGCAAGCATTCATACAACCCGAAATTTTAATCTCAATTTCCTGATTGTTTAAGTATTGCGGATATTCTGCATTCAGTACTTTTTCCAGTTCTTCTGCAATACCGGTACTACTTGCAATCCCCAAATTACAAGTATCTGTACCCGGACATGCCGTAATATCTGCAGTAGAATTATAACCTAAATCAACAAAATTCAATTTGGCTAATTCCTGATAAAAGAATGGCAAATTAGCTTCTTTTACGTGACGTATTACAATATTTTGACGCAATGAGAAACGTAGTTCATTTGCTGCGTAATTTTTAATTAAATCGGCTAATAATCTGGCTTTATCAGTATAAAAATCTCCTAATAAAACTTTGATTCCAATAGCGTAATAACCTTCTTGTTTCTGTGCAATTACATTCGATTTTTTCCAGGCTTCATACGCTTTTGTATCTTCGATTGTAACTTGTGGTACTTGTAATAATGGTTCCGGAATTGGACCATCAAAAGCAGTGGTATCTATTTCGTAAGTTTCGAAAGCGATTGCTTTTTTCTCTTTTTCAACCAAATCAAGGAAAACATCTCTTCCCATTTCTTTGATTAAGAATTTCATACGCGCTTTCATTCTTTTTGCACGTTCACCATATCTGTCAAAAATACGGATGATTCCTTCTGCTGTTGGAATGATTTCGTTAACCGGAACAAATTCCGAAAGTAATTCTGCATGTGCCGGCTGAGATCCTAAACCTCCACCAAACATAATTTTAAAGCCTTTTTCGCCATTTACAATTTTCGGAATAAATCCTAAATCGTGTAAATAACTTAAAGCTGTATCTTCGTCTGAAGAAGAGAACGAAATTTTGAATTTACGCCCCATTTCCTGACAAATTGGGTTTCTTAACAGATATTGAAAAAGTCCGTGTGCATAAGGCGAAACATCGAAAGGTTCGTTTACATCGACACCAGCCAATTCACTTCCGGTAATATTTCTAACAGTATTTCCGCACGCTTCACGCAATGTAATATCGTCTTTAGCCAAATTTGCCCAAAGTTCCGGAGTTCTGTCTAAACTTACGTAGTGAATCTGGATATCCTGACGCGTTGTAATGTGCAAACGTCCTGTAGAATATTCATCAGAAACTTTAGTAATACGTACCAATTGCTCGCTCGTAACTTTCCCGTAAGGCAATTTAATACGAATCATTTGAACGCCTTCCTGACGTTGGCCGTAAATTCCGCGCGCTAAACGAAGACTACGAAAACGCTCATCATCAATTTTCCCTCCACGGAATAAATGAATCTTTTTTTCTAAATCGATGATCTCTTTCTGAACAATCGGATTTTCTATTTCTGTTCTAAAACTTTCCATTTCTTTTTAGTTGTTGGTTGTCTGTTGTTGGTTGTTGGTTTGCTGGCAGAATAACTATCAACTAAAAACCATCAACTAGCAACTAGCGAATGAATCCTACTCCTGCTGTTGTATTTGTTGCTGTATCAATTAAGATAAAAGCACCATTTGATTTATTATCGTTGTAGGCATCAAAATATAAAGGCTTACTTAGTTTGATACTTACTTCACCAATTTCGTTTATGGCTAATTGTGACGCTTCTTTTGTTCCTGAGTAGTCAGTTGAGATTGTATTTTTG is a window encoding:
- the metH gene encoding methionine synthase yields the protein MAENRRDLVLAGLEPLIITPTSVFVNIGERTNVTGSRKFLRLIKEEKYDEALDIARQQVEGGAQIIDINMDEGMLDGVQAMTKFLNLIASEPDISRVPIMIDSSKWEIIEAGLKVVQGKSVVNSISLKEGEEAFIHHAKLIKRYGAAAIIMAFDEVGQADNYDRRVEICQRSYDILVNKVGFPPQDIIFDLNIFPVATGMEEHRLNALDFFRGTKWVRDNLPHAHISGGVSNVSFSFRGNDTVREAMHSVFLYHAIKNGMTMGIVNPEMLSIYDDIPKDLLEHVEDVILDRRDDATERLLDFAENVKGEVKSDEKAIQEWRLGTVQERITHSLVKGVDAFIEEDVEEARLAAVKPIEVIEINLMTGMNVVGDLFGSGKMFLPQVVKSARVMKKAVAYLLPYIEASKQAGDKQGNGKILMATVKGDVHDIGKNIVSVVLACNNYEIVDLGVMVPPEKIIAAAIEHNVDIIGLSGLITPSLDEMVYLAKELDKQGIKIPIMIGGATTSRAHTAVKIAPQYRETVIHVNDASRAVTVAGNLLDHNRKIYAADIRAEYDSFRETFLNRSRDKNFLTIEDARRNKFPIDWSEYTPTKPKVIGAQTIEIELDVLVPYIDWTPFFQTWELYGKYPAILTDEVVGKEATSVFADAQAMLKVILAEKKLTAKGIYGIFPANQVDDDDIELRDENGKVLEKFLTLRQQSQKTKGAPNIALADYILPKESGIEDYMGAFCVTTGFGVDEWAAEFEKDLDDYNSIMVKALADRFAEAFAEYLHERVRKDFWGYDTEESLTNEELIKENYKGIRPAPGYPACPDHLEKPTIWKLLNVAEEIGVTLTESMAMWPASSVSGYYFGNPKSRYFGLGKIKEDQVVDYAKRRNVPTDYAMKWLNPNIAD
- a CDS encoding homocysteine S-methyltransferase family protein; translation: MSITIQEAIKKNILILDGAMGTMLQRYNFSEEDFRGERFKDFPHPLKGNNDLLSITQPQAIRDVHAAYYEAGADIVETNTFSGTTIGMADYFLEDLVYELNYESAKIARQVADEFTAKNPDKPRFVAGSIGPTNRTASMSPDVNDPGYRAVTFDDLRIAYKQQVEALMDGGCDLLLVETIFDTLNAKAALFAIEEVKDERNLDIPIMVSGTITDASGRTLSGQTVEAFLISVSHIPLLSVGFNCALGADLLKPYLKTLSQHTSFNVSAHPNAGLPNAFGQYDETPEQTQAFIKEYLDDNLINIIGGCCGTTPDHIRLIAEVAKDYKPRVAPVFA
- a CDS encoding TfoX/Sxy family protein codes for the protein MAFDEDNAQRIRTFLQHKGADFFEKKMFGGLVFMVDNKLCCGTRLDKQIGENLLLCRIDDKAYAKAIEKDDVLPMPNAERPMKNYIFVTENGWQKSQDLAFWIQLCLDYNPFAKASKKK
- a CDS encoding NAD(P)/FAD-dependent oxidoreductase, translated to MIKTDILIIGAGPTGLFAVFEAGLLKLKCHILDALPQAGGQLSELYPKKPIYDIPGFPEVLAGDLIDNLQEQIKQFEPGYTLGERAETIEKQEDGSFIVTSNKGTKFHAPVIAIAGGLGSFEPRKPLIEDIEFYEDKGVKYFIKNPEKFRDKRVVIAGGGDSALDWSIFLANVASEVTLIHRRNEFRGALDSVEKVQELKTAGKIKLITPAEVIGINGAEHVESLDIEENGAHRKIETDFFIPLFGLTPKLGPIADWGLDIEKNAIKVNNALDYQTNIPGIFAIGDVNTYPGKLKLILCGFHEATLMCQAAYQIINPGKKYVLKYTTVSGVDGFDGTRKEAPKAVVKAIV
- a CDS encoding bifunctional precorrin-2 dehydrogenase/sirohydrochlorin ferrochelatase, whose protein sequence is MEQNELYPIFLKLHNLNVLIVGGGNVGLEKLSFLLKSSPNANVEVVAPNFHLEIKVLAEKHPSITLTKSKFKKKMLKKRHMVIACTDDLKVNKKVYDLSRKRYLICNIADTPDLCDYYLGGIVTKGNVKIAISTNGKSPTTAKRLREFFEEVIPEDINQMVENLNEYRKTLKGDFEDKVKKMNEITASLKNKE
- the cobA gene encoding uroporphyrinogen-III C-methyltransferase produces the protein MLNIKPKVTLVGAGPGDPDLLTLKGVKALAEANVVLYDALANDEILAHASKNAIKIFVGKKIGNHAYTQDQINQLIVDNALTYGNVVRLKGGDPFIFGRGSEEIEFVESFGIETIVIPGISSVVAVPASQGISITKRGVSESFWAITGTTSDRKLSSDVALAAQSSATVVILMGMHKLPQIIDLFQKEEKGNLPVAIIQNGTTSEEKVGVGTVDSILEIVKEQQLSSPAIIVLGNVVRESNKLKGFYEEFLSKEITR
- a CDS encoding HEPN domain-containing protein, with the protein product MESFRTEIENPIVQKEIIDLEKKIHLFRGGKIDDERFRSLRLARGIYGQRQEGVQMIRIKLPYGKVTSEQLVRITKVSDEYSTGRLHITTRQDIQIHYVSLDRTPELWANLAKDDITLREACGNTVRNITGSELAGVDVNEPFDVSPYAHGLFQYLLRNPICQEMGRKFKISFSSSDEDTALSYLHDLGFIPKIVNGEKGFKIMFGGGLGSQPAHAELLSEFVPVNEIIPTAEGIIRIFDRYGERAKRMKARMKFLIKEMGRDVFLDLVEKEKKAIAFETYEIDTTAFDGPIPEPLLQVPQVTIEDTKAYEAWKKSNVIAQKQEGYYAIGIKVLLGDFYTDKARLLADLIKNYAANELRFSLRQNIVIRHVKEANLPFFYQELAKLNFVDLGYNSTADITACPGTDTCNLGIASSTGIAEELEKVLNAEYPQYLNNQEIEIKISGCMNACGQHNMSAIGFQGMSINSGKLVAPALQVLLGGGRLGNGSGRFADKVIKIPSRRGPDALRTILNDFDTNANGEKFLNYYDLKGEKYFYEILKPFADVTNLTEADFVDWGNADNYVKAVGVGECAGVVIDLVATLLLEAKDKLTFAQESFDEGKWSDAIYHAYAGFVNGAKALLLAENEKTNNHAGIVDLFDTVFVTSSKIELATTFRELVYQINQNEPSEAFAKVYIQQGISFFDTIEKYRAQELANA